AGGAAGATAAATGGCAGCTATCACGCCGTAGTCGGCTTACCGCTGGTTGAAACGTATGAGTTGCTGAGCAATTTTAACTCACTGCGTGAGAAAAGGGATACACATGACGGCTGAATTGTTGGTAAACGTAACGCCATCGGAAACACGCGTGGCGTACATTGATGGCGGTATTCTGCAAGAAATTCATATTGAGCGCGAAGCGCGACGCGGGATCGTAGGCAATATCTACAAAGGTCGGGTCAGTCGCGTACTTCCGGGTATGCAGGCGGCTTTTGTAGATATTGGGCTGGATAAAGCCGCGTTTCTTCACGCTTCCGACATTATGCCGCACACCGAATGCGTGGCGGGTGAAGAGCAGAAGCAGTTTACTGTTCGCGATATTTCGGAGCTGGTGCGTCAGGGGCAAGATCTGATGGTGCAGGTGGTGAAAGATCCGTTGGGCACCAAAGGCGCGCGTCTGACCACCGACATCACTTTACCGTCTCGTTATCTGGTCTTTATGCCCGGCGCCTCGCATGTGGGTGTGTCTCAGCGTATCGAAAGTGAAGCCGAGCGTGAGCGCCTGAAGAAAGTGGTCGCTGAGTACTGTGACGAGCAGGGTGGATTTATCATCCGCACTGCGGCAGAAGGCGTTTGTGAAGACGATCTGGCGTCAGACGCCGCGTACCTCAAGCGCGTCTGGACCAAAGTGATGGAGCGCAAAAAGCGTCCGCAGACGCGTTACCAGATGTATGGCGAGCTGGCGCTGGCGCAGCGTGTACTGCGTGATTTTGCTGACGCACAGTTAGACCGCATTCGCGTGGATTCCCGTCTGACCTATGAAGCCCTGCTGGAGTTTACTGCGGAATACATCCCGGAAATGACCAGCAAGCTGGAGCATTACAGCGGACGCCAGCCGATTTTCGATCTCTTTGACGTTGAGAATGAAATCCAGCGAGCGCTGGAGCGCAAAGTGGAACTGAAATCCGGCGGCTATCTGATTATCGATCAAACTGAAGCGATGACCACCGTCGACATTAATACCGGCGCGTTTGTCGGTCATCGTAATCTTGATGACACCATCTTCAACACTAATATTGAAGCGACCCAGGCGATTGCCCGTCAGCTGCGACTGCGTAATCTCGGCGGTATCATTATTATCGATTTTATCGACATGAATAATGAGGATCACCGTCGCCGGGTTCTGCATTCGCTTGAGCAGGCGCTGAGTAAAGATCGGGTGAAAACCAGCATTAACGGTTTTTCGCAGTTGGGTCTGGTGGAGATGACGCGCAAGCGCACGCGTGAGAGTGTGGAGCATGTGCTGTGCAACGAATGTCCGACCTGTCACGGACGCGGCACGGTGAAGACGGTGGAAACTGTCTGCTATGAGATCATGCGTGAGATCGTTCGCGTGCACCACGCCTACGACTCCGACCGCTTCCTGGTCTATGCTTCTCCGGCAGTGGCGGAAACCCTGAAAGGGGAAGAGTCGCACGCGCTGGCGGAAGTTGAGATTTTTGTCGGCAAACAGGTGAAAGTACAAATTGAACCGCTCTATAACCAGGAGCAGTTTGACGTCGTAATGATGTAAACCGATACGGTGCCGCGTGACGGGCGGCGCATTTTCAGGCAGACAAGGAGAGACGCGTGAGGCGATTGCCGGGGATATTATTGCTCACTGGAGCCGCGCTCGTCGTTGTCGTAGCGCTGTTGGTCAGTGGTTTGCGCCTGGCATTACCGCATCTCGACAGTTGG
The sequence above is drawn from the Citrobacter amalonaticus genome and encodes:
- the rng gene encoding ribonuclease G, which encodes MTAELLVNVTPSETRVAYIDGGILQEIHIEREARRGIVGNIYKGRVSRVLPGMQAAFVDIGLDKAAFLHASDIMPHTECVAGEEQKQFTVRDISELVRQGQDLMVQVVKDPLGTKGARLTTDITLPSRYLVFMPGASHVGVSQRIESEAERERLKKVVAEYCDEQGGFIIRTAAEGVCEDDLASDAAYLKRVWTKVMERKKRPQTRYQMYGELALAQRVLRDFADAQLDRIRVDSRLTYEALLEFTAEYIPEMTSKLEHYSGRQPIFDLFDVENEIQRALERKVELKSGGYLIIDQTEAMTTVDINTGAFVGHRNLDDTIFNTNIEATQAIARQLRLRNLGGIIIIDFIDMNNEDHRRRVLHSLEQALSKDRVKTSINGFSQLGLVEMTRKRTRESVEHVLCNECPTCHGRGTVKTVETVCYEIMREIVRVHHAYDSDRFLVYASPAVAETLKGEESHALAEVEIFVGKQVKVQIEPLYNQEQFDVVMM